A single region of the Pontibacter kalidii genome encodes:
- a CDS encoding APC family permease, whose product MQNITKATEAQDEKQGKTGFKREITLFDAIMIVTGGMIGSGIFIVTADISRTVVSPGYMLLVWLISGFLTMVGAVSYGELSSMFPKVGGQYVYLKEAYNKMVAFLYGWTLFLVIQTGVIAAVGMAFARFTGVLIPWFSEDNVLLQVAGLEFNTVQLLTIVSIIFLTYMNSKGVKSGKLIQNIFGSTKLVALFGLIIFGLLFGVNDTAVAANFSDFWGPSGSAAPVPTGTMLVSALGMAMVGALFSADSWNNIGFSGDEIVNPKRTIVLSMVIGSAIVMGIYMLINLVYLLVLPMHGSPDAATALGQGITFADNDRVAAAAAEVIGGYQATVAIAILIMISTFSCNNGAILSGARVYYAIAKDGLFFEKMGRLNKNGVPAAALWLQCVWACLLCLTGTYGDLLDYVVFAVMLFYILTIIGIFVLRRKRPDLPRPYKAFGYPVLPALYVLLSSGICLILLIYKPVFTWPGLIIVALGVPVYYLFGNRFRKVKS is encoded by the coding sequence ATGCAAAACATTACCAAAGCAACAGAAGCACAGGACGAGAAGCAGGGCAAAACCGGCTTTAAGCGCGAGATAACCCTCTTCGACGCCATTATGATCGTAACAGGCGGCATGATCGGCTCAGGCATCTTTATCGTTACCGCCGATATCTCCCGCACCGTCGTCAGCCCCGGCTACATGCTGCTGGTGTGGCTCATCTCCGGCTTTCTCACCATGGTGGGCGCCGTTAGCTATGGTGAGCTGTCGTCCATGTTCCCCAAAGTGGGCGGACAGTATGTGTACCTGAAGGAGGCTTACAACAAAATGGTGGCCTTCCTCTATGGCTGGACGCTTTTCCTGGTGATACAAACCGGCGTGATTGCTGCCGTGGGCATGGCCTTTGCGCGCTTCACCGGCGTGCTCATCCCCTGGTTCAGCGAGGACAATGTACTGCTGCAGGTAGCAGGACTGGAGTTTAACACCGTGCAGTTGCTGACCATAGTGAGCATCATCTTCCTGACGTACATGAATTCCAAGGGTGTAAAGAGCGGAAAGCTCATCCAGAACATCTTTGGCAGCACCAAGCTTGTGGCACTGTTTGGGCTTATCATTTTCGGCCTGCTGTTCGGCGTGAACGACACGGCTGTTGCCGCGAACTTCTCCGACTTCTGGGGGCCGAGCGGCTCTGCCGCCCCGGTGCCTACGGGCACAATGCTTGTATCTGCCCTGGGCATGGCCATGGTGGGTGCCCTCTTCTCTGCCGATTCCTGGAACAACATTGGCTTTTCGGGCGATGAGATCGTAAACCCGAAGCGCACCATTGTGCTCAGCATGGTGATCGGCTCTGCCATTGTAATGGGCATATACATGCTCATCAACCTAGTGTACCTGCTCGTGCTGCCGATGCACGGCTCCCCAGATGCCGCCACGGCCCTGGGCCAGGGCATCACCTTTGCTGATAACGACCGGGTGGCTGCAGCGGCAGCCGAGGTGATCGGCGGGTACCAGGCTACCGTGGCCATTGCTATCCTGATCATGATCTCTACCTTCAGCTGTAACAATGGCGCCATCCTTTCGGGGGCACGCGTATACTATGCTATTGCCAAAGACGGGCTGTTCTTTGAGAAAATGGGCCGCCTGAACAAGAACGGCGTACCGGCCGCAGCGCTGTGGCTGCAGTGCGTGTGGGCCTGTCTGCTCTGCCTCACCGGCACCTACGGCGACCTGCTCGATTACGTGGTGTTTGCCGTGATGCTGTTCTACATCCTGACGATCATTGGGATATTCGTGCTGCGCAGGAAGCGCCCGGACCTGCCCCGCCCCTACAAGGCCTTTGGCTATCCGGTGCTCCCGGCACTGTACGTGCTGCTGTCCTCCGGCATCTGCCTTATCCTGCTTATCTACAAGCCGGTTTTCACCTGGCCGGGGCTCATCATCGTGGCGCTGGGCGTGCCGGTATACTACCTGTTCGGCAACAGGTTCAGGAAGGTTAAAAGCTAA
- a CDS encoding class I SAM-dependent methyltransferase, with protein MSNLQQQKFDLVTRDLRKWQGREEWFFNRDHTDTYELWYEGRYKRAEVWQKKVIGQLIKKDERVKTLLEFGCGTTRFTRWWKEIGIEASGGDISPFMLGQGVHLFDGDLVLADSHHMPFKDHTFDALAFITTFEYYKDPVKVIREAARVGKYGIVFGMMNRNSPKVVRRRVQEMFGKNPFYVTATFYTPKKLLAVIAEALQGRDYTIEWTATGLPQWFPVQQWHQPYGDFFGMYVRLNDAI; from the coding sequence GTGAGCAATCTGCAACAACAAAAATTCGACCTGGTAACCCGCGACCTGCGCAAGTGGCAGGGCCGCGAAGAATGGTTTTTTAACCGCGACCACACCGACACCTACGAACTCTGGTATGAGGGCCGCTACAAGCGCGCCGAAGTATGGCAGAAAAAGGTGATCGGTCAGCTAATCAAGAAAGATGAACGTGTAAAGACACTGCTGGAGTTTGGCTGCGGCACCACCCGCTTTACCCGCTGGTGGAAGGAAATCGGGATAGAGGCAAGTGGCGGCGACATCTCGCCTTTTATGCTGGGGCAGGGCGTGCATCTGTTCGACGGCGACCTGGTGCTGGCCGACTCCCACCACATGCCGTTCAAGGATCATACCTTTGATGCCCTGGCCTTTATCACCACCTTTGAGTACTACAAAGACCCCGTGAAGGTGATTCGGGAGGCGGCGCGCGTGGGCAAGTATGGCATTGTGTTCGGCATGATGAACCGCAACTCCCCGAAGGTAGTCAGAAGAAGGGTGCAGGAGATGTTCGGCAAAAATCCTTTCTACGTTACGGCCACTTTTTACACGCCCAAAAAGCTGCTGGCGGTGATAGCGGAAGCCTTACAAGGGAGAGACTATACGATAGAATGGACCGCAACCGGCCTGCCCCAGTGGTTCCCGGTACAGCAGTGGCACCAGCCCTATGGCGATTTCTTTGGTATGTACGTACGCCTAAACGATGCGATATGA
- a CDS encoding sodium:solute symporter, which yields MRPLDWIVLLGTLGFIVSYGVWKTRGSKDIEGYLKGDNSMKWWTIGLSIMATQASAITFLSTPGQAYEDGMRFVQFYFGLPIAMVIISITVIPIFYRLKVYTAYEFLENRFDLKTRSLAACLFLVQRGLAAGITIYAPAIILSTMLGWSLTATNLIIGVLVIIYTMSGGTKAVSVTQKQQMAVMMGGMIVAGIMVVRYLPENVGLGDAVAVAGKMGKMNVVDFSFDWNDRYNFWSGLTGGLFLSLSYFGTDQSQVARYLGGKSIAESRLGLLFNGLLKIPMQFLILFIGVMVFVFYQFNQPPVFFNEGTKSKVYATAHADELRGLEAKYNDIFAQKQEAVQGLVTALKTEDEAAIAAAQTQVNTYTSAGKDVREQVKGVIQKAVPDAETRDTDYVFISFIMKYLPAGLVGLLLAVIFSAAMSSTASELNALASTTVVDIYKRSVKQDGDPTHYLNASRLFTLAWGLIAILFATYASLLDNLIQAVNIIGSIFYGTILGIFLVAFYFKRIQGNAVFFAAILAEAVVLYCHYFTDIAFLWFNVIGCVAVILFGFILQGLIGKRKKELVA from the coding sequence ATGAGGCCACTCGACTGGATCGTACTGCTGGGCACACTGGGCTTTATTGTGAGCTACGGGGTGTGGAAAACGCGCGGCAGCAAAGACATTGAAGGCTACCTGAAAGGCGACAACAGCATGAAGTGGTGGACCATCGGCCTGTCCATCATGGCCACACAGGCCAGCGCCATCACCTTTCTTTCCACGCCCGGGCAGGCCTATGAGGACGGCATGCGCTTCGTGCAGTTCTACTTCGGGCTGCCCATCGCCATGGTCATCATCTCCATCACGGTGATCCCCATCTTCTACCGGCTTAAAGTATACACGGCCTACGAGTTCCTGGAGAATCGCTTCGATTTGAAGACCCGCTCGCTGGCGGCTTGCCTGTTTCTGGTGCAGCGCGGCCTGGCGGCCGGTATTACCATTTATGCGCCGGCCATCATCCTTTCCACCATGCTGGGCTGGAGCCTGACGGCTACGAACCTGATCATTGGCGTGCTGGTGATCATCTATACCATGTCTGGCGGCACCAAGGCCGTGAGCGTGACGCAGAAGCAGCAGATGGCTGTGATGATGGGCGGGATGATCGTTGCCGGTATTATGGTGGTGCGCTACCTGCCGGAGAATGTAGGGTTGGGGGATGCCGTGGCCGTGGCAGGTAAAATGGGCAAGATGAACGTGGTGGATTTCTCTTTCGACTGGAACGATCGCTATAATTTCTGGTCCGGGCTGACGGGGGGATTGTTCCTCTCGCTCTCCTACTTCGGCACCGACCAGAGCCAGGTGGCGCGTTACCTGGGCGGGAAATCCATCGCCGAAAGCCGCCTGGGGCTGTTGTTCAATGGCCTTCTCAAGATCCCGATGCAGTTCCTGATCTTGTTTATCGGGGTGATGGTGTTCGTGTTCTACCAGTTCAACCAGCCACCGGTGTTCTTTAACGAGGGCACTAAAAGCAAAGTATATGCCACAGCCCACGCCGACGAGCTCCGGGGCCTGGAGGCAAAGTATAACGACATCTTCGCGCAGAAGCAGGAGGCGGTGCAGGGCCTGGTTACTGCGCTGAAAACAGAGGACGAAGCCGCCATTGCCGCCGCCCAGACGCAGGTGAACACTTATACGTCGGCAGGCAAAGATGTACGCGAGCAGGTGAAAGGCGTCATCCAGAAAGCGGTGCCTGACGCTGAGACCAGAGATACGGACTACGTTTTCATCTCCTTTATCATGAAATACCTGCCTGCCGGGTTGGTAGGCCTGCTGCTGGCGGTAATCTTCTCTGCCGCGATGTCGTCCACCGCCTCCGAGCTGAACGCGCTGGCCTCGACCACAGTGGTGGATATCTACAAGCGCTCCGTAAAGCAGGATGGCGACCCGACGCACTACCTGAATGCCTCGCGCCTGTTCACGTTGGCATGGGGCCTTATCGCCATACTCTTTGCTACCTATGCCTCCCTGCTGGATAACCTCATACAGGCCGTGAACATCATCGGCTCCATTTTCTACGGCACGATCCTGGGCATCTTTCTGGTGGCCTTCTACTTCAAGCGCATCCAGGGCAATGCCGTGTTCTTTGCCGCTATATTGGCCGAGGCCGTTGTGCTTTACTGCCACTACTTCACCGACATCGCCTTCCTCTGGTTTAACGTGATCGGCTGCGTGGCGGTGATTCTGTTCGGGTTTATACTTCAGGGCTTGATCGGGAAGAGGAAGAAAGAGCTGGTGGCGTAG
- a CDS encoding vitamin K epoxide reductase family protein has product MSKEDAIPPGWSYNPASWQQRLPIVIAALVGFAIATYLGLFQLKVIDTVWEPFFGNGSRKILTSKTSQILPVPDAVLGAIGYLVDALAGVIGGIRRWRTMPWIVIAFGLAVGPLGFVSVLLVVLQPVMYDAWCTLCLSTALISVVMIGPAMDEMLASLQYMKRVKDARVSMWKAFWGYKEVQGKVI; this is encoded by the coding sequence ATGAGCAAGGAAGATGCTATACCACCCGGGTGGAGTTACAACCCCGCATCATGGCAGCAGCGCCTGCCCATCGTCATCGCGGCGCTGGTGGGTTTTGCCATTGCCACTTACCTGGGCCTGTTCCAGCTAAAGGTAATAGACACCGTTTGGGAGCCGTTCTTCGGCAACGGCAGCCGGAAGATCCTCACCTCCAAAACCTCCCAGATACTACCTGTGCCGGACGCGGTTCTCGGAGCCATCGGCTACCTGGTGGATGCCCTAGCCGGTGTGATCGGGGGCATCCGCAGATGGCGCACCATGCCCTGGATCGTGATTGCATTTGGCCTGGCCGTCGGGCCGCTTGGTTTCGTCAGTGTGCTGCTGGTGGTGCTGCAGCCGGTAATGTACGACGCCTGGTGCACCCTCTGCCTCAGCACGGCGCTGATCTCTGTGGTGATGATCGGCCCGGCCATGGACGAGATGCTGGCCAGCCTGCAGTACATGAAGCGGGTAAAAGACGCCAGGGTATCGATGTGGAAGGCCTTTTGGGGCTATAAGGAAGTTCAGGGAAAAGTAATTTAA
- a CDS encoding DUF3221 domain-containing protein codes for MRRPIYFLLSLLLLLSTGLLSCRQEPKRMPDTLPDVYGYITNIKRTSKEGEGKAKAVVAVKSLEGVEANYTNASVKIDEHTLIEDETGEALKLEDLREGHQIQAWFDGDVLERQPVEGHAKAVRISF; via the coding sequence GTGAGACGACCGATCTACTTCCTGCTCAGCCTGCTGCTGCTGCTGTCCACCGGGCTGCTCTCCTGCCGGCAGGAGCCCAAGCGCATGCCCGACACGTTGCCTGATGTGTACGGCTACATCACCAATATAAAACGCACCTCTAAAGAAGGCGAGGGAAAAGCCAAGGCCGTGGTAGCGGTAAAGTCCCTGGAGGGCGTAGAAGCCAACTACACCAACGCCAGCGTGAAGATAGACGAGCACACGCTGATAGAGGATGAAACCGGCGAGGCGCTGAAGCTGGAGGATCTGCGGGAAGGGCACCAGATACAGGCCTGGTTCGATGGTGATGTGCTGGAGCGCCAGCCGGTGGAAGGCCATGCCAAGGCTGTGCGCATAAGTTTTTAA
- a CDS encoding PIG-L family deacetylase, producing MRQSLVRSLLPVLLLLPLLPLLAQAPEKPSAAKVLQDLQKLNVLGNVLYVAAHPDDENTRLIAHLANEKLYNTAYLSITRGDGGQNLIGPEISENLGIIRTQELLQARRTDGGQQFFTRANDFGYSKNPEETFTIWDKEQVLSDMVWVIRKFRPDVMITRFPPDERAGHGQHSASAILAEEAFKAAADPKRFPEQLKHVEVWQPKRLLWNTGVWSFKSQEEFEKYGKELMKIDVGGYNPLLGESYGEVAARSRSMHKSQGFGAASARGTSIEYLQHTAGEKAQQELFEGINTTWSRVKGGEKVQQAIQKVIDQYDPSKPAAVVPALLAARKELQKLPDSHWKHTKSKELEQVLQHTMGLYLEVTADDYAAAPGQPVQLQVEAINRSEVPVTLQRITYNFAGSDTTLNIHLKNNEPLAYSTRKTLPQRMAYTQPYWLREKGTLGMFAVQEQQLVGKPENEPAAQATFTLQVAGEPLQVQVPVVYKRTDPVEGEVYRPFVVTPPVFVNLREQVLMFANGEPKQVQVLVKSGKESIKGDLKLDLPKGWRTKPASVPFNLEAKGAEQSINFMVYPPKKQEEAQLKAVATVDGKAYSLGLNEINYKHIPAQVTFPEATARVVKLDLQKQGDKVAYLMGAGDDIPASLQQIGYNVTLLKDSDIRLNYLKQFDAVILGVRAYNTVDRLRYYQPTLLEYVKQGGNLIVQYNTSHALVMPEVGPYPLQLSRYRVAVEDAAVRLLAPSHPVLNTPNKITQKDFEGWVQERGLYFPSEWSKEYTAILSSNDPGEPSRDGGLLVAKYGEGYYVYTGYSFFRELPAGVAGAYRLFANMISLGKNNRSGNAAGSSIK from the coding sequence ATGCGCCAATCACTTGTTCGTTCGCTGTTACCGGTTCTTCTCCTGCTGCCCTTGCTGCCCCTGTTGGCACAGGCGCCCGAGAAACCCTCCGCCGCCAAAGTGCTGCAGGACCTGCAGAAGCTGAACGTGCTGGGCAACGTGCTTTACGTAGCCGCGCACCCCGACGATGAGAACACCCGCCTGATCGCCCACCTGGCCAACGAAAAGCTCTACAACACGGCCTACCTCTCCATCACGCGGGGCGATGGCGGGCAGAACCTGATCGGGCCGGAGATAAGCGAGAACCTGGGCATCATCCGTACGCAGGAGCTGCTGCAGGCGCGTCGCACCGATGGCGGGCAGCAGTTCTTTACCCGCGCCAACGACTTCGGCTACTCCAAAAATCCCGAGGAAACCTTTACCATCTGGGATAAGGAGCAGGTGCTGTCGGACATGGTATGGGTTATCCGCAAGTTCAGACCCGATGTGATGATCACCCGGTTCCCGCCTGATGAGCGCGCCGGTCACGGCCAGCACAGCGCCTCCGCCATATTGGCAGAAGAGGCCTTTAAAGCCGCCGCCGACCCGAAGCGCTTTCCGGAGCAGCTGAAGCACGTGGAAGTATGGCAGCCAAAACGGTTGCTGTGGAACACCGGAGTGTGGTCTTTTAAGAGCCAGGAAGAGTTTGAGAAGTATGGCAAGGAGCTGATGAAGATAGATGTGGGCGGCTACAACCCCTTGCTGGGTGAATCCTATGGCGAGGTGGCGGCCCGCAGCCGCAGCATGCACAAGAGCCAGGGCTTCGGGGCCGCCAGCGCACGCGGCACCAGTATAGAGTACTTGCAGCATACGGCAGGGGAGAAGGCGCAGCAGGAGCTGTTCGAAGGGATAAATACCACCTGGAGCCGGGTGAAGGGAGGCGAAAAAGTACAGCAGGCGATTCAGAAGGTTATAGACCAGTATGATCCATCCAAGCCGGCTGCTGTGGTGCCGGCACTGCTGGCCGCCAGGAAAGAGCTGCAAAAGCTGCCAGACAGCCACTGGAAGCACACTAAATCGAAGGAGCTGGAGCAGGTGCTGCAGCATACCATGGGTTTATACTTAGAAGTGACGGCCGATGACTATGCCGCCGCTCCGGGCCAGCCGGTGCAACTGCAGGTGGAGGCTATTAACCGTTCTGAGGTGCCGGTGACGCTGCAACGTATAACGTATAACTTCGCTGGCTCAGACACCACCCTCAACATCCACCTGAAAAATAACGAGCCGCTGGCGTATAGTACCCGCAAAACCTTGCCGCAACGTATGGCTTACACGCAACCTTACTGGCTGCGTGAGAAAGGTACGCTGGGCATGTTCGCCGTACAGGAGCAGCAACTGGTAGGCAAGCCCGAAAATGAGCCAGCCGCCCAGGCTACCTTTACCCTGCAGGTGGCCGGGGAGCCGTTGCAGGTGCAGGTACCGGTGGTGTACAAGCGCACCGACCCGGTGGAGGGCGAGGTGTACCGCCCGTTTGTGGTAACGCCGCCCGTGTTTGTGAACCTGCGGGAGCAGGTGCTCATGTTTGCCAACGGTGAGCCCAAGCAGGTGCAGGTGCTGGTAAAGTCCGGCAAAGAAAGTATAAAAGGCGATCTGAAGCTGGACCTGCCGAAAGGCTGGCGCACCAAGCCTGCTTCCGTGCCTTTTAATCTGGAGGCTAAAGGCGCGGAACAAAGTATAAACTTTATGGTGTATCCGCCTAAAAAGCAGGAGGAGGCCCAGCTGAAGGCCGTGGCCACGGTAGACGGGAAAGCCTATTCGCTGGGGCTGAACGAGATCAACTACAAGCATATACCGGCACAGGTTACGTTTCCGGAGGCGACGGCCCGGGTGGTGAAGCTGGACCTGCAGAAGCAGGGCGATAAGGTGGCCTACCTGATGGGGGCCGGCGACGACATACCGGCCAGTCTGCAGCAGATCGGCTACAACGTAACGCTGCTCAAAGACAGTGACATCCGCCTGAACTACCTGAAGCAGTTTGACGCGGTTATACTTGGTGTGCGCGCCTATAACACTGTCGACCGCCTCCGGTACTACCAGCCCACCTTGCTGGAATACGTGAAACAGGGCGGCAACCTGATTGTGCAGTATAACACGAGCCATGCCTTGGTAATGCCCGAGGTAGGGCCATACCCGCTCCAGCTCAGCCGCTACCGCGTGGCGGTGGAGGATGCTGCCGTGCGCCTGCTAGCCCCCAGCCACCCGGTGCTCAATACGCCAAACAAGATCACGCAAAAGGATTTTGAAGGCTGGGTGCAGGAGCGCGGCTTATACTTCCCCAGCGAGTGGAGCAAAGAATACACAGCCATACTTTCGTCTAACGACCCCGGCGAGCCTTCCCGCGACGGTGGCCTGCTGGTGGCAAAGTATGGCGAGGGCTACTACGTCTATACCGGTTATTCTTTCTTCCGGGAGCTGCCGGCCGGCGTGGCTGGTGCGTACCGCCTGTTTGCCAACATGATCTCGCTGGGAAAAAACAACCGCTCCGGCAACGCTGCCGGGTCAAGTATAAAATAG
- a CDS encoding DUF2461 domain-containing protein: MNIPFILSFLRQLRQHNNKVWMDAHREEYLQAKAYFVELVEHLLAALQQFDASLQGVSVQECLFRINKNDFSKKGEAPYKGHFGAGISPGGRHSPFANYVLVLEPGGLSRVGGGMRKPGARQLGLIREEIDYNPGQLQQLLDEPRFKASFGGFRGQQTRNAPRGYDRSHPELELIKYKGFQVLHYFSDEEVIQPQFIERVPPLLRQLKPLHDFLNNAITEP, encoded by the coding sequence ATGAACATTCCCTTTATACTTTCTTTCCTTCGGCAGCTCCGGCAGCACAACAACAAAGTATGGATGGACGCACACCGGGAGGAGTACCTGCAGGCGAAAGCATACTTTGTGGAGTTGGTGGAGCATCTGCTTGCAGCGCTGCAGCAGTTCGATGCCTCGCTGCAAGGGGTTTCTGTGCAGGAGTGCCTTTTCCGGATCAACAAAAACGACTTCTCCAAAAAAGGGGAAGCCCCGTATAAAGGACACTTCGGGGCGGGTATCTCGCCGGGCGGCAGGCACTCTCCGTTTGCCAACTATGTGCTGGTGCTGGAGCCCGGGGGTCTGTCGCGGGTTGGGGGTGGCATGCGCAAGCCCGGCGCGAGGCAACTGGGGCTGATACGGGAGGAGATCGACTACAACCCGGGTCAGCTGCAGCAACTGCTGGATGAGCCTAGGTTTAAGGCCTCTTTTGGGGGATTCAGGGGCCAGCAGACCAGAAACGCGCCCAGGGGCTACGACAGATCACACCCGGAACTGGAGCTTATAAAGTATAAAGGGTTTCAGGTGCTGCATTATTTTAGCGATGAGGAAGTAATCCAGCCCCAATTTATAGAGCGGGTGCCGCCGCTGCTCCGGCAGCTAAAGCCGCTCCACGATTTTCTGAACAACGCCATAACTGAACCATAG
- a CDS encoding class I SAM-dependent methyltransferase yields MEEKKHSEEHLGPAREYWWNEDYLELLAERLYIPYTQTLVDIGCGKGMMGFKFSKYMPDAGKVYGVDYEPGYIAEARQRAQSEFGHKNIDYEFKVGNATDIPLPDDIADVTLCQTLLIHVKNPQRVIQEMIRVTKPGGWVVALEPNNLVPNLMFDRYGETDYNVEAMLEVLEVKLRIEKGKKNLGEGFNSLGDVVPDLFLKAGLRDVKVWISDKALSIIPPYDTQEKMLRVEQMLQWIESEAMGYDYQDNLNYFMAGGGDKDKFDAYWQKLLYNKIMLKEKLQKEEYVSAGGSLVYIVAAQKPR; encoded by the coding sequence TTGGAAGAGAAGAAGCATTCGGAAGAGCACCTGGGCCCCGCCCGGGAATACTGGTGGAACGAGGATTACCTGGAGCTGCTGGCTGAGCGCCTGTATATCCCCTACACGCAAACGCTGGTGGATATTGGCTGTGGCAAGGGCATGATGGGTTTTAAGTTCTCCAAATATATGCCCGACGCCGGCAAAGTATACGGCGTGGATTACGAGCCGGGCTACATTGCCGAGGCGCGGCAGCGGGCGCAAAGCGAGTTTGGCCACAAGAACATCGACTACGAGTTTAAGGTGGGAAACGCCACCGACATCCCCCTGCCCGACGATATTGCTGACGTGACGCTCTGCCAGACGCTGCTGATCCACGTGAAAAACCCGCAGCGCGTGATCCAGGAGATGATACGGGTAACCAAGCCGGGCGGCTGGGTGGTGGCCCTGGAGCCGAATAACCTCGTGCCCAACCTCATGTTCGACCGCTACGGCGAGACCGATTATAACGTGGAGGCGATGCTGGAGGTGCTGGAGGTGAAGCTGCGCATCGAGAAAGGCAAGAAAAACCTGGGCGAAGGCTTTAACTCGCTTGGCGACGTGGTGCCCGACCTCTTTCTGAAAGCCGGTTTGCGGGATGTGAAAGTGTGGATCTCGGACAAGGCCCTTTCCATCATCCCGCCCTACGACACCCAGGAGAAGATGCTGCGCGTGGAGCAGATGCTGCAGTGGATTGAAAGCGAAGCTATGGGCTACGACTACCAGGACAACCTGAACTACTTTATGGCCGGCGGTGGCGACAAAGATAAATTTGATGCCTATTGGCAGAAACTCCTCTACAACAAGATTATGCTGAAGGAGAAACTGCAGAAAGAGGAGTATGTGTCGGCGGGTGGAAGTTTGGTATACATTGTGGCGGCGCAGAAACCGAGGTAA
- a CDS encoding SPW repeat protein — MWAQVINAILGIWLMASAAILGYSNIKIITDNEHIAGPVIASFAIISWWEATRVVRLYNVPLGLWLLLAPWVLGYDNTTATVNSMLVGALVTGLSFVKGKVEETYGGGWSAIWKSDSMHAREAKRQPRVDLDK; from the coding sequence ATGTGGGCACAGGTTATCAACGCAATTCTCGGCATCTGGCTTATGGCCTCGGCGGCCATACTTGGCTATAGTAATATCAAAATCATTACTGACAACGAACATATCGCAGGGCCGGTGATAGCCAGCTTTGCCATCATCTCGTGGTGGGAAGCTACCCGTGTGGTGCGCCTTTACAACGTGCCACTGGGCCTCTGGCTGCTGCTTGCCCCCTGGGTATTAGGCTACGACAACACCACTGCCACAGTAAACAGCATGCTGGTGGGCGCCCTGGTAACCGGCCTTAGTTTTGTAAAAGGAAAGGTAGAGGAAACCTACGGAGGCGGCTGGTCTGCTATCTGGAAATCGGATTCCATGCACGCCCGGGAGGCCAAGCGGCAGCCAAGGGTTGATCTGGACAAGTAG
- a CDS encoding DUF2911 domain-containing protein, whose amino-acid sequence MKKALIGFALSAALMLGAGAAQAQGIKMPAASPSQKIEQAVGLGTISVDYSRPAVKDRQIFGDLVPYGQVWRTGANASTKIKFSEDVTIEGNKVPAGEYALYTIPGKDEWTIIIHKNTKHWGDGGQDYNQAEDLVRFKVKPQPNPRKAESFTINFANLKADAADVEIMWDNVVVPFTVKTDVDSKVMAQINEHVVKGTNVNPNLYAAAANYYLEKGHDLKQAHAWMKKANEKDPKFWNLHAQAKIEAQLKNYKAAVKTAEKSMELAKAANNQDYVRLNEKAIAEWKKMK is encoded by the coding sequence ATGAAAAAAGCACTCATCGGCTTTGCCCTGTCAGCAGCACTTATGCTGGGCGCAGGCGCTGCACAGGCGCAAGGTATAAAAATGCCGGCTGCAAGCCCGTCGCAGAAAATTGAGCAGGCCGTAGGCCTGGGAACCATCTCCGTGGACTATTCTCGTCCGGCAGTGAAAGATCGCCAGATTTTCGGCGACCTGGTGCCTTACGGCCAAGTATGGCGCACTGGTGCCAATGCCTCCACCAAGATCAAATTCTCTGAGGACGTCACCATTGAGGGAAATAAAGTGCCTGCGGGCGAGTATGCCCTGTACACCATTCCGGGCAAGGACGAGTGGACCATCATCATCCATAAAAACACCAAGCACTGGGGCGATGGCGGCCAGGACTACAACCAGGCCGAGGACCTGGTGCGCTTTAAGGTGAAACCGCAGCCGAACCCGCGTAAAGCAGAGTCTTTCACCATTAACTTTGCCAACCTTAAGGCTGATGCGGCAGATGTGGAGATCATGTGGGACAATGTGGTGGTGCCTTTCACGGTAAAAACTGATGTAGACAGCAAAGTGATGGCGCAGATAAACGAGCACGTGGTGAAAGGCACCAACGTGAACCCGAACCTGTATGCAGCAGCGGCGAACTATTACCTTGAAAAAGGCCACGACCTGAAACAAGCCCATGCGTGGATGAAAAAGGCCAACGAAAAGGATCCTAAATTTTGGAACCTGCACGCACAGGCTAAAATTGAGGCACAGCTGAAGAACTACAAAGCCGCCGTTAAAACAGCCGAGAAATCTATGGAACTGGCTAAGGCAGCCAATAACCAGGATTATGTTCGCCTGAACGAGAAGGCTATTGCCGAGTGGAAAAAGATGAAATAA